One region of Qipengyuania sp. SS22 genomic DNA includes:
- a CDS encoding MaoC family dehydratase has product MQFYEDIAIGHKQAFGRYEVTREEVIDFASKYDPQPFHLDDEAAAQTHFGRISASGWHTCAMTMSMLVENLTKHKQAGLGSPGVDKLRWKKPVYPGDTLRCESEVIEKRRSASRPEMGIFKSHLTVFNQNDEPVMEMVSNGLIRTRNPEGTD; this is encoded by the coding sequence ATGCAGTTCTACGAAGACATCGCCATCGGGCACAAGCAGGCCTTCGGCCGTTACGAGGTCACGCGTGAAGAGGTGATCGACTTCGCCTCGAAATACGATCCGCAGCCGTTCCACCTCGATGACGAAGCCGCGGCGCAGACCCATTTCGGGCGTATCTCCGCCAGTGGCTGGCACACCTGTGCGATGACCATGTCGATGCTGGTCGAGAATTTGACCAAGCACAAGCAGGCGGGGCTGGGTTCGCCGGGCGTCGACAAGCTACGCTGGAAGAAGCCGGTCTATCCGGGCGACACGCTCCGGTGTGAAAGCGAAGTGATCGAGAAGCGCCGCAGCGCCTCGCGCCCGGAAATGGGCATCTTCAAAAGCCATCTCACCGTCTTCAACCAGAATGACGAGCCGGTGATGGAAATGGTCTCGAACGGGCTGATCCGCACACGCAACCCGGAAGGGACGGACTAG
- a CDS encoding DUF1206 domain-containing protein, with product MVDKSEKFSTLVRVGYFSRAILYSVLGLIALTSAGRIGKGTNGIFQAIQDFPLGTAILWLMVVGLLAYALFRFASTFLDVEHHGTDKTGWATRIGHAGSAIGHLALAYSAYKFATTGNDNGGGAQEAASGVLAIEFGGVVLGVLGIAFFATAAFQAKKGLTGSFMNRISPRAPSQTRWIGGAGYLARAVVFLVIGWSLFKAGFMSGGSDQIKTLGDAVASLAGEGIVFTLVAVGLLAFGLFSLVLARYRIIPDLGAEGRVPRFRA from the coding sequence GTGGTCGATAAATCGGAAAAGTTCAGCACGCTGGTGCGCGTCGGCTATTTCAGCCGGGCAATTCTCTATTCGGTGCTCGGGCTGATAGCGCTGACCAGCGCGGGCCGTATCGGCAAAGGCACCAATGGCATCTTTCAAGCCATCCAGGATTTCCCGCTCGGCACCGCCATCCTGTGGCTCATGGTCGTCGGCCTGCTCGCCTATGCCCTCTTCCGTTTCGCCTCGACATTCCTCGACGTCGAACACCACGGCACCGACAAAACCGGTTGGGCCACACGGATTGGCCATGCGGGGAGCGCGATCGGCCACCTTGCGCTGGCCTATTCGGCGTACAAATTCGCCACCACGGGCAACGACAATGGCGGCGGCGCGCAAGAAGCGGCCTCGGGCGTGCTTGCTATCGAGTTCGGTGGCGTCGTGCTCGGCGTGTTGGGCATCGCCTTTTTCGCAACCGCGGCATTCCAGGCCAAGAAGGGCCTTACCGGCAGCTTCATGAACCGGATCAGCCCCCGCGCGCCTTCGCAGACCCGCTGGATCGGCGGTGCCGGCTATCTGGCACGCGCGGTGGTCTTCCTCGTTATTGGCTGGTCGCTGTTCAAGGCAGGCTTCATGAGTGGCGGTTCGGACCAGATCAAGACGCTGGGCGATGCGGTCGCCAGCCTTGCGGGCGAAGGCATCGTCTTCACGCTCGTCGCGGTCGGCCTGCTCGCATTCGGCCTCTTCAGCCTCGTGCTCGCCCGCTATCGCATCATCCCTGATCTGGGCGCCGAAGGACGCGTGCCCCGCTTTCGCGCATGA
- a CDS encoding glutaredoxin yields MSGVNAVPRGTKTARLYRMVMDKHVCPYGTKSKWLLEREGFAVEDHWLTTREQTDAFKAQHGVATTPQAFIGNERIGGYSELREHFGHDDPGAGDTSYTPVIAVFAVGAALAIALSLFVYEAAFTLRTAEWFVAFSMAMLAMLKLQDVEQFSTMFVGYDLLGQRWVPYAYAYPFLEAGAAVLMAGRQLPWLSIPVALTIGTIGAVSVFYAVYVQQRSIKCACVGGSGNVPLGFVSLTENLAMIGMGIWMLLHPAL; encoded by the coding sequence ATGAGCGGGGTGAACGCAGTTCCACGCGGGACCAAGACCGCGCGGCTCTACCGAATGGTGATGGACAAGCATGTCTGTCCCTATGGCACGAAGTCCAAATGGCTACTCGAGCGCGAGGGCTTTGCGGTCGAGGACCATTGGCTGACCACCCGCGAACAGACCGACGCGTTCAAGGCACAGCACGGCGTCGCAACGACGCCGCAGGCCTTTATCGGTAACGAACGCATCGGCGGCTACAGCGAGCTGCGCGAGCATTTCGGGCACGATGATCCAGGCGCCGGCGACACCAGTTACACGCCCGTTATCGCCGTGTTTGCCGTCGGCGCAGCGCTGGCGATCGCGCTCAGCCTGTTCGTTTATGAAGCCGCATTCACCCTGCGCACCGCCGAATGGTTCGTCGCCTTTTCGATGGCGATGCTCGCCATGCTCAAGCTGCAGGATGTCGAACAGTTCTCGACCATGTTCGTGGGCTACGACCTGCTCGGCCAGCGCTGGGTACCCTACGCCTATGCCTATCCCTTCCTCGAGGCCGGCGCTGCGGTGCTGATGGCTGGACGACAACTGCCCTGGCTGTCGATTCCGGTCGCACTGACCATCGGCACGATCGGCGCGGTCAGCGTTTTCTATGCGGTCTACGTCCAGCAACGCAGCATCAAATGCGCCTGTGTCGGCGGCAGCGGGAATGTCCCGCTCGGCTTCGTATCGCTGACCGAGAACCTCGCGATGATCGGCATGGGGATTTGGATGTTGCTTCATCCCGCACTTTGA